Proteins encoded in a region of the Rhizobium sp. CC-YZS058 genome:
- a CDS encoding L,D-transpeptidase, giving the protein MTMTTGSSRAKRLLAVVAATLVLGAQTAGAVTLERPAVANGVSAVTPVAAQPRKPASKFWRTKVRLQTNEAPGTIIVDTNNKFLYLVEGPKKATRYGIGVGREGFGWSGVVKVQRKAEWPGWTPPPEMIARERKKGHILPAFQPGGIDNPLGARALYLYKGKSDSGFRIHGTNQPWSIGQNMSSGCIRMMNEDVEHLYARTSIGTKVIVVGPGNKQGAVSFDDRGVDFLRTIFGG; this is encoded by the coding sequence ATGACGATGACAACAGGTTCGAGCAGGGCCAAGCGGCTTCTGGCCGTGGTGGCGGCGACGCTGGTGCTCGGCGCCCAGACGGCGGGCGCGGTAACGCTGGAGCGGCCCGCAGTGGCAAACGGTGTGAGTGCCGTGACGCCGGTTGCGGCGCAGCCGCGCAAGCCCGCCAGCAAATTCTGGCGCACCAAGGTGCGGCTGCAGACGAACGAGGCGCCGGGCACCATCATCGTCGATACGAACAACAAGTTCCTCTATCTGGTCGAAGGGCCGAAGAAGGCGACGCGCTACGGCATCGGCGTCGGGCGCGAGGGCTTCGGCTGGTCGGGCGTGGTGAAGGTGCAGCGCAAGGCGGAATGGCCCGGCTGGACGCCGCCGCCGGAAATGATCGCCCGCGAGCGCAAGAAGGGGCATATCCTGCCGGCCTTCCAGCCCGGCGGAATCGACAACCCGCTCGGCGCGCGTGCGCTCTATCTCTACAAGGGCAAGAGCGATTCCGGCTTCCGCATCCACGGCACCAACCAGCCCTGGAGCATCGGCCAGAACATGTCCTCGGGCTGCATCCGCATGATGAACGAAGATGTGGAGCACCTCTATGCCCGCACCTCTATCGGCACCAAGGTCATCGTGGTCGGCCCCGGCAACAAGCAGGGCGCCGTTTCCTTCGACGATCGCGGCGTGGACTTCCTGCGCACGATCTTCGGCGGCTGA
- a CDS encoding L,D-transpeptidase — protein MKILLLLTSALSLILADTAAADQRGRYGDRPPVIVSPDLTAPWLMQLGAGAPAGAVRSPRRQVLLRQAPPARMSFEAPPGVRVGQVPAARQPLFKPRRAQVQPIGLAPAERPVRPIDPQFLPQTVAYHSAEKPGTIVIDTNNRFLYLVEGDGQARRYGVGVGKPGFEWAGTHRVTRKAEWPTWTPPSEMRAREAAKGHYLPASMEGGPANPLGARAMYLGSTLYRIHGTNAPWTIGYAVSSGCIRMRNEDVTDLYERVKVGTTVKVI, from the coding sequence ATGAAGATCCTGCTTCTCCTCACCTCCGCTCTGTCGCTGATCCTGGCCGATACGGCCGCGGCCGATCAGCGCGGGCGCTATGGCGACCGGCCGCCGGTGATCGTCAGCCCCGACCTGACGGCGCCCTGGCTCATGCAGCTGGGCGCCGGCGCTCCGGCGGGCGCGGTCCGTTCGCCGCGCCGCCAGGTGCTGCTGCGCCAGGCGCCGCCCGCGCGCATGAGCTTCGAAGCCCCGCCCGGCGTCCGGGTCGGACAGGTGCCGGCCGCGCGCCAGCCGCTGTTCAAGCCGCGGCGGGCCCAGGTTCAGCCGATCGGCCTTGCGCCGGCCGAACGGCCGGTGCGCCCGATCGACCCGCAGTTCCTGCCGCAGACCGTTGCCTATCACAGCGCGGAAAAGCCGGGCACGATCGTCATCGACACCAACAATCGTTTTCTCTACCTCGTGGAGGGCGATGGCCAGGCCCGGCGCTACGGCGTCGGAGTCGGCAAGCCGGGCTTCGAATGGGCCGGCACCCACCGGGTGACCCGCAAGGCCGAATGGCCGACCTGGACGCCGCCCTCCGAGATGCGGGCGCGCGAAGCCGCCAAGGGGCATTATCTCCCCGCCTCCATGGAGGGCGGACCGGCCAATCCGCTCGGCGCGCGCGCCATGTATCTCGGCTCGACGCTCTACCGGATCCACGGCACCAATGCGCCCTGGACGATCGGCTATGCCGTCTCCTCCGGCTGCATCCGCATGCGCAATGAAGACGTGACCGATCTCTACGAGCGCGTGAAGGTCGGCACGACGGTAAAGGTCATCTGA
- a CDS encoding DNA-3-methyladenine glycosylase I has product MQMDGLLEGTDGVVRCAWPANLPDYLHYHDTEWGVPVDEDRRLFEKICLEGFQSGLSWLTILRKREAFRAAFAGFDIDAVAAFTEADVARCLADAGIVRHRGKIVSTINNARRAQALRAEFGSLAAYFWSHEPGPDTRPDRMTLEVLRANPTTPVSIRISKDLKTRGWTFVGPTTIYAFMQAMGLVNDHLEGCACRERIEALRAGFVRPVSVTAASKS; this is encoded by the coding sequence ATGCAGATGGATGGATTGCTGGAAGGCACGGATGGCGTGGTGCGCTGCGCCTGGCCGGCCAATCTGCCGGACTATCTCCACTATCATGACACCGAATGGGGCGTGCCGGTCGATGAAGACCGGCGGCTGTTCGAGAAGATCTGCCTGGAAGGCTTCCAGTCCGGCCTTTCCTGGCTGACGATCCTGCGCAAGCGCGAGGCCTTCCGCGCGGCCTTCGCGGGATTCGACATCGACGCCGTCGCCGCCTTCACCGAGGCGGATGTGGCGCGCTGTCTCGCCGATGCCGGCATCGTCCGCCATCGCGGCAAGATCGTCTCGACCATCAACAATGCCCGCCGCGCCCAGGCGCTGCGGGCGGAATTCGGGTCGCTCGCCGCCTATTTCTGGTCGCACGAGCCGGGGCCCGACACACGGCCGGACAGGATGACTCTGGAGGTGCTGCGCGCCAATCCGACCACGCCGGTCTCGATCAGGATTTCGAAGGATTTGAAGACGCGCGGCTGGACCTTCGTCGGCCCGACGACGATCTATGCCTTCATGCAGGCCATGGGCCTGGTCAACGACCATCTGGAGGGCTGCGCCTGCCGGGAGCGGATCGAGGCGCTGCGGGCGGGCTTCGTCCGGCCCGTGTCGGTCACGGCCGCTTCGAAAAGCTGA
- a CDS encoding inorganic phosphate transporter — protein sequence MAHFLEKPTLDKDLDKLSLQEAASNHVLRGSVGIGFGLIMLILAMVMAAGAVTGSPGAIVIIAAAAIGAYMAMNIGANDVTNNVGAAVGARAISLPLALGIAAVFEIAGAVFAGGRVVSTIEGGIVEASAFPTGEMLVWVMMAALVSAAVWINLATWLNAPISTTHSLVGSILGAGVAAVGFSSVHWLSLGGITLSWIVSPFLGGAVAAALLFFLKVFILYRDDKIAAAVRWMPILVALMSGTFAAYFAMVGMERVYAIAPLSGLAIGLAVFALTYPLARMVIARQAVGLENRNQALRPLFRLPLIFSAALLSFAHGSNDVSNAVGPLSSIVANVGPGGPAMAAAVPFWVLLIGALGISCGLIFYGPKLISVVGEEITKLNPMRAYCVALGTAITVLIASTLGLPISTTHIAVGAVFGIGFFREWFTRHSKLRLEYVRKKTGQTEFKAAVQRSADEIQHRRLVRRSHFLTIVAAWVVTVPASALLAALVYAVFAAIFL from the coding sequence ATGGCGCATTTTCTGGAAAAACCGACGCTGGACAAGGATCTCGACAAGCTCTCCCTGCAGGAGGCTGCCTCGAACCATGTGCTGCGCGGCTCGGTCGGGATCGGCTTCGGACTGATCATGCTGATTCTGGCCATGGTGATGGCGGCCGGCGCGGTCACCGGCTCGCCCGGCGCCATCGTCATCATCGCCGCGGCGGCGATCGGCGCCTATATGGCGATGAATATCGGCGCAAACGACGTGACGAACAATGTCGGCGCCGCCGTCGGTGCGCGCGCGATCAGCCTGCCGCTGGCGCTCGGCATCGCCGCCGTGTTCGAAATCGCCGGCGCTGTCTTCGCGGGCGGGCGGGTCGTGTCCACCATCGAAGGCGGGATCGTCGAGGCGAGCGCCTTCCCGACCGGGGAGATGCTGGTGTGGGTGATGATGGCGGCCCTGGTCTCGGCGGCCGTCTGGATCAATCTTGCCACCTGGCTGAACGCGCCGATCTCCACCACCCATTCTCTCGTCGGCAGCATTCTCGGGGCCGGCGTCGCGGCGGTCGGTTTTTCCTCCGTCCACTGGCTGTCGCTCGGCGGCATTACCTTAAGCTGGATCGTCTCGCCCTTTCTCGGCGGTGCGGTGGCCGCTGCCCTGCTCTTCTTCCTCAAGGTCTTCATTCTCTACCGCGACGACAAGATTGCCGCCGCCGTGCGCTGGATGCCGATCCTCGTCGCGCTGATGAGCGGCACCTTTGCCGCCTATTTCGCAATGGTCGGCATGGAGAGGGTCTACGCGATCGCGCCGTTGAGCGGGCTGGCGATCGGCCTTGCCGTCTTCGCGCTGACCTATCCGCTGGCGCGCATGGTCATCGCACGCCAGGCTGTCGGGCTCGAAAACCGCAACCAGGCCCTGCGTCCGCTCTTTCGCCTGCCGTTGATCTTTTCCGCCGCGCTGCTGTCGTTCGCGCATGGATCGAATGATGTGTCGAACGCCGTCGGCCCCCTTTCCTCCATCGTCGCCAATGTCGGCCCCGGCGGACCGGCGATGGCGGCGGCCGTGCCCTTCTGGGTGCTGCTGATCGGCGCGCTCGGCATTTCCTGCGGGCTGATCTTCTACGGGCCGAAGCTGATCTCGGTGGTGGGCGAGGAGATCACTAAGCTCAATCCGATGCGGGCCTATTGCGTGGCGCTTGGCACCGCCATCACCGTGCTCATCGCCTCCACGCTCGGCCTGCCGATCTCGACCACCCATATCGCCGTCGGCGCCGTCTTCGGCATCGGCTTCTTCCGCGAATGGTTCACCCGACATTCGAAACTTCGGCTTGAGTATGTACGCAAGAAGACCGGGCAGACCGAGTTCAAGGCGGCGGTGCAACGCAGCGCGGACGAGATCCAGCACCGCCGGCTGGTGCGGCGCTCGCATTTCCTCACCATCGTCGCGGCCTGGGTCGTCACCGTGCCGGCCTCGGCGCTGCTGGCGGCGCTCGTCTATGCCGTCTTTGCCGCCATCTTCCTGTAA
- a CDS encoding glutamate--cysteine ligase: MARDTTDQTPVTSLSELTEYLAGGCKPEEAFRIGTEHEKFVFYRADNSPVPYAGARGILALLEGMQARTGWDPIIDAGNLIGLVSPTGAGAISLEPGGQFELSGAPLETLHQTCAESNGHLAMLREIAEPLGIRFLGMGGSPKWTLADTPRMPKSRYDIMTRYMPKVGSQGLDMMYRTCTIQVNLDFSSEADMAAKMRTSLKLQPLATALFASSPFTEGKPNGLLSWRGEIWRDTDNQRAGVLDAVFRPDFGFADYVEWALDVPMYFVVRDGRYHDCTHVTFRQFLNGALKDELSDPTPNMGDWTNHLSTLFPDVRLKRFLEMRGADGGPWRRICALPAFWVGLLYDADALAGADALTAGWTHAEVVALRDAAPAKGLSAEIAGRSLHEIGREVVALSKAGLQRRARLNGDGMDESIFLLPVEEVLAKRATLAEDMLARYHGAWNGSVEPVFADYQY; the protein is encoded by the coding sequence ATGGCCCGCGATACCACCGACCAGACGCCGGTAACCTCCCTCTCCGAGCTGACAGAGTATCTGGCCGGCGGATGCAAGCCCGAAGAGGCGTTCCGCATCGGCACCGAGCACGAGAAATTCGTCTTCTACCGCGCCGACAACAGCCCCGTGCCCTATGCCGGCGCGCGCGGCATCCTGGCGCTGCTGGAGGGCATGCAGGCTCGCACCGGCTGGGATCCGATCATCGACGCCGGCAACCTGATCGGCCTCGTTTCGCCGACCGGCGCCGGCGCGATCTCGCTGGAACCGGGCGGACAGTTCGAGCTCTCCGGCGCGCCGCTGGAGACACTCCACCAGACCTGTGCGGAATCGAACGGCCACCTCGCCATGCTGCGCGAGATCGCCGAACCGCTCGGCATCCGCTTCCTCGGCATGGGCGGCAGCCCGAAATGGACGCTGGCGGACACGCCGCGCATGCCGAAATCGCGCTACGACATCATGACCCGCTACATGCCGAAGGTTGGCAGCCAGGGGCTCGACATGATGTACCGCACCTGCACGATCCAGGTGAACCTCGACTTCTCCTCCGAAGCCGACATGGCGGCCAAGATGCGCACCTCGCTGAAGCTGCAGCCGCTCGCGACCGCGCTCTTCGCCAGTTCGCCCTTTACCGAGGGCAAGCCGAATGGCCTCCTGTCCTGGCGCGGCGAGATCTGGCGCGACACGGACAACCAGCGCGCCGGCGTGCTCGACGCCGTCTTCCGCCCCGATTTCGGCTTTGCCGACTATGTGGAGTGGGCGCTGGACGTGCCGATGTATTTCGTGGTGCGCGATGGGCGCTATCACGACTGTACCCACGTCACCTTCCGCCAGTTCCTGAACGGGGCGCTGAAGGACGAGCTCTCCGACCCGACGCCCAATATGGGCGACTGGACGAACCATCTCTCCACCCTGTTCCCCGATGTGCGGCTGAAGCGTTTTCTGGAAATGCGCGGAGCCGATGGCGGGCCGTGGCGGCGGATCTGCGCCCTGCCCGCCTTCTGGGTCGGTCTGCTCTATGATGCCGATGCGCTTGCCGGCGCCGATGCGCTGACCGCAGGCTGGACGCATGCCGAGGTCGTCGCCTTGCGCGATGCCGCGCCGGCCAAGGGTCTTTCGGCCGAAATCGCCGGCCGCAGCCTGCACGAGATCGGCCGCGAGGTCGTGGCGCTTTCCAAGGCCGGACTGCAGCGCCGCGCCCGGCTGAACGGCGACGGCATGGACGAAAGCATTTTCCTTCTTCCGGTCGAAGAGGTGCTGGCCAAGCGGGCGACGCTCGCCGAAGACATGCTGGCGCGCTATCACGGCGCCTGGAACGGCTCGGTGGAACCGGTCTTTGCCGACTACCAGTATTGA
- a CDS encoding DUF1127 domain-containing protein: protein MRTTSFAPTSIFAGRRPALRDVLQAVARLWHVLGNRRKTARLTELTDNQLADIGLTRVELRDALSASLLQDPSGALTIAARNRAALFYREARR, encoded by the coding sequence ATGCGCACGACCAGCTTTGCCCCCACCAGCATCTTCGCCGGACGCAGGCCCGCTCTGCGGGATGTTCTCCAGGCAGTGGCGCGGCTCTGGCATGTGCTTGGCAATCGGCGAAAGACCGCGCGCCTGACGGAGCTGACCGACAACCAGCTCGCCGATATCGGGCTGACGCGGGTCGAGCTGCGCGATGCCTTGTCGGCGTCGCTGCTGCAGGATCCCTCCGGCGCGCTGACCATCGCCGCCCGCAACCGCGCCGCGCTCTTCTATCGCGAGGCGCGCCGCTGA
- a CDS encoding NUDIX hydrolase, which translates to MNLIDSLLSEVRLMFRRPERVQFAALCYRFRKKSAMPEMLLITSRDTGRFVIPKGWPMENRCSHEVAAREAWEEAGVKGEVSPDSIGAYHYDKRMSNGLKLSVMVKVYPLVVFDMAKRFPEKGSRRLEWMSFTEAAGNVAEPSLRTLILDFQTKLLETMKADQQDPPRSAAG; encoded by the coding sequence TTGAACCTGATCGACAGCCTTCTTTCGGAGGTCCGCCTGATGTTTCGCCGTCCCGAGCGGGTCCAGTTTGCAGCCCTGTGCTATCGCTTCCGCAAAAAGAGCGCGATGCCCGAGATGCTGTTGATCACCAGCCGCGACACGGGCCGCTTCGTGATCCCGAAGGGCTGGCCGATGGAAAACCGCTGTTCCCACGAGGTCGCGGCCCGCGAAGCGTGGGAGGAAGCGGGCGTGAAGGGCGAGGTCTCCCCGGATTCGATCGGCGCCTATCATTACGACAAGCGCATGAGCAACGGGCTCAAACTGTCGGTCATGGTCAAGGTCTACCCTCTCGTCGTCTTCGACATGGCCAAGCGCTTCCCCGAAAAGGGCAGCCGCCGGCTCGAATGGATGAGCTTCACCGAAGCGGCCGGCAATGTCGCCGAGCCGAGCCTGCGCACGCTGATCCTCGATTTCCAGACCAAGCTTCTGGAAACGATGAAGGCGGACCAGCAGGACCCGCCGCGCTCCGCCGCCGGCTAG
- a CDS encoding 16S rRNA (uracil(1498)-N(3))-methyltransferase — protein sequence MRANFRLQRLFVAAPLAAGARIEADREQFNYLANVLRMEEGREVLLFNGRDGEWRARLTFPTRKRIELLSEEQTRPQPPLPDLHYLFAPLKVGRLDYLVQKAVEMGAGLLQPVMTQHVQGKLGSLDRLRANVVEAAEQCGILAVPEVREPLRLDAVLEAWPQDRRIIFCDEGAESNNPLPILETIAEPALALLVGPEGGFSEEERARLHSLPFVTAIPLGPRILRADTAAVAALAVLQASRGDWR from the coding sequence ATGAGAGCCAATTTTCGCCTGCAGCGCCTGTTCGTGGCCGCTCCCCTTGCCGCCGGCGCCCGCATCGAGGCGGACCGCGAGCAGTTCAACTATCTCGCCAATGTGCTGCGCATGGAGGAAGGGCGGGAGGTGCTGCTCTTCAACGGACGGGACGGCGAGTGGCGGGCGCGGCTGACCTTCCCGACGCGCAAGCGCATCGAGCTTCTGAGCGAGGAGCAGACGCGGCCGCAGCCGCCCCTGCCCGACCTTCATTATCTCTTCGCACCGCTTAAAGTCGGGCGGCTCGACTATCTCGTGCAAAAGGCGGTGGAAATGGGCGCGGGCCTGCTGCAGCCGGTGATGACCCAGCATGTGCAGGGCAAGCTCGGCAGCCTGGACCGCCTGCGCGCCAATGTCGTCGAAGCGGCCGAGCAATGCGGCATCCTCGCCGTGCCGGAGGTGCGCGAGCCGCTGCGGCTCGACGCCGTCCTTGAGGCTTGGCCGCAGGACCGGCGGATCATCTTCTGCGACGAGGGAGCGGAGAGCAACAATCCGCTGCCGATCCTCGAGACGATCGCCGAGCCGGCGCTGGCCTTGCTGGTCGGGCCCGAAGGCGGGTTTTCGGAGGAGGAACGGGCGCGCCTGCACAGCCTTCCCTTCGTCACCGCCATCCCGCTCGGCCCCCGCATCCTGCGGGCGGATACTGCGGCGGTGGCAGCGCTCGCCGTGCTGCAGGCCAGCCGCGGCGACTGGCGCTAG
- a CDS encoding DUF937 domain-containing protein, with the protein MIPLFDMMMQAQDGRAIDIMAKQYGLAQEQMARAMAALMPAFSAGLKTKATNPYDFGSFLTAMGQANYARYFEDLTKAFTPQGIADGNAALLSLFGSPETARAVAEQAARLTGIGQDIYQSMMPAVANALMGGLFKQATGQMKPPASDANPFGAAMQSWLEAAGFSRKPETTAPMTPFDNPFTQAMQAFFTPPKAEEKPKAAPDMFAMNPFMKAFQDMMVSASAAPKAAEPPPAKGPMVDMVNAMFDSGIEVQKEYQKAIDTLFTRFKS; encoded by the coding sequence ATGATCCCGCTTTTTGACATGATGATGCAGGCTCAGGACGGGCGCGCGATCGACATCATGGCCAAGCAATATGGGCTGGCCCAGGAACAGATGGCGCGGGCCATGGCAGCCCTGATGCCCGCCTTCTCCGCCGGGCTGAAGACAAAGGCGACCAACCCCTATGATTTCGGCTCCTTTCTGACGGCCATGGGCCAGGCAAACTATGCCCGCTATTTCGAGGACCTGACCAAGGCCTTTACGCCGCAGGGCATAGCCGACGGCAATGCCGCACTCCTTTCCCTGTTCGGCTCGCCGGAGACGGCCCGCGCGGTGGCGGAACAGGCCGCGCGCCTGACCGGCATCGGCCAGGACATCTACCAGTCGATGATGCCGGCGGTGGCGAACGCCCTGATGGGCGGGCTCTTCAAGCAGGCGACGGGCCAGATGAAACCGCCCGCTTCCGACGCGAACCCGTTCGGCGCGGCGATGCAGAGCTGGCTCGAGGCCGCCGGCTTCAGCCGCAAGCCGGAGACGACCGCACCGATGACGCCCTTCGACAACCCCTTCACGCAGGCGATGCAGGCCTTCTTCACGCCGCCGAAGGCGGAGGAGAAGCCGAAGGCCGCCCCCGACATGTTCGCCATGAACCCGTTCATGAAAGCCTTTCAGGACATGATGGTCTCGGCGTCCGCCGCACCCAAGGCAGCGGAGCCGCCGCCGGCCAAGGGACCAATGGTCGACATGGTCAATGCCATGTTCGACAGCGGGATCGAGGTGCAGAAGGAATATCAGAAGGCGATCGACACGCTCTTCACCCGGTTCAAGAGCTGA
- a CDS encoding ATP phosphoribosyltransferase regulatory subunit codes for MSLVDLPDFAPALLAEFAVRSAERVNTPVIQPADPFLDMAGEDLRRRIFLTASETGANLCLRPEFTIPVCLRHIETATGTPKRYAYLGEVFRQRRGGAEEFYQAGIEDLGERDTATADARAILDASQILGQLLPERRLQVTLGDQAVFEAVIQALGLPLGWRKRLIQAFGDRAQLDQLLDRLARPQPMPGLDPETEALLSSGDEAELVARLAARMEATGYSTNASRSPLEIARRLKEKRDLAETRLDGTALLLLREFLTLELPLCEAPAALAGFADAAGLRLASALAPFAARLAALETLGADLSVMTYRAAFGRPLDYYTGLVFEIAEPGATEVLAGGGRFDRLMTLLGARDHIPAVGFALWLDRIGALRDGADSMRGPA; via the coding sequence ATGAGCCTCGTCGATCTTCCCGATTTCGCTCCCGCCCTTCTGGCCGAATTCGCCGTGCGCTCGGCCGAGCGGGTCAATACGCCGGTGATCCAGCCGGCCGATCCCTTTCTCGACATGGCGGGCGAGGATCTGCGGCGGCGAATCTTTCTGACCGCCAGCGAGACCGGCGCCAATTTGTGCCTGCGTCCCGAATTCACGATCCCCGTCTGCCTGCGCCATATCGAAACGGCGACGGGCACGCCGAAGCGCTACGCCTATCTGGGCGAAGTGTTTCGCCAGCGGCGCGGCGGGGCGGAGGAGTTCTACCAGGCCGGCATCGAAGATCTCGGCGAGCGTGACACGGCGACGGCCGATGCGCGCGCGATCCTCGACGCCAGCCAGATCCTCGGCCAGCTGCTGCCTGAACGCCGTCTCCAGGTGACGCTCGGCGACCAGGCGGTCTTCGAAGCCGTGATCCAGGCGCTCGGCCTGCCGCTCGGCTGGCGCAAGCGGCTGATCCAGGCCTTCGGCGACCGCGCCCAGCTCGACCAGTTGCTCGACCGCCTGGCCCGGCCGCAGCCCATGCCGGGTCTCGATCCGGAGACGGAAGCCCTGTTGTCCTCCGGCGACGAGGCCGAGCTTGTCGCCCGGCTCGCGGCGCGCATGGAGGCGACCGGCTATTCCACCAATGCCAGCCGCTCGCCGCTGGAGATTGCCCGGCGGCTCAAGGAGAAGCGCGATCTCGCCGAAACGCGGCTGGACGGCACGGCGCTGCTTCTGCTGCGCGAATTCCTGACGCTGGAACTGCCGCTCTGCGAAGCGCCGGCCGCGCTGGCGGGCTTTGCCGATGCGGCGGGCCTGCGCCTTGCCAGTGCGCTTGCCCCTTTCGCCGCGCGTCTCGCCGCGCTCGAGACGCTCGGGGCCGATCTTTCCGTCATGACCTACCGCGCCGCCTTCGGCCGCCCGCTCGATTACTATACCGGCCTCGTCTTCGAGATCGCCGAGCCGGGCGCCACGGAGGTTCTGGCGGGCGGCGGCCGCTTCGACCGGCTGATGACGCTGCTTGGCGCGCGGGACCATATTCCGGCCGTCGGCTTCGCCCTCTGGCTCGACCGGATCGGCGCATTGCGCGACGGCGCCGACAGCATGAGGGGGCCGGCATGA
- a CDS encoding DUF305 domain-containing protein, producing the protein MDGTMMDGIAMNGDAGMAMPKGDQGESSQAFAAANAKMHAGMAITYTGKPDVDFVRGMIAHHQGAIDMARVELRYGSDPELKTLAQDIITAQEKEIAEMKAWLARNGG; encoded by the coding sequence ATGGACGGCACGATGATGGACGGCATCGCCATGAACGGCGATGCCGGCATGGCGATGCCGAAGGGCGACCAGGGCGAATCCAGCCAGGCCTTTGCGGCCGCCAACGCCAAAATGCATGCCGGCATGGCGATCACCTATACCGGCAAGCCGGACGTCGATTTCGTTCGCGGCATGATCGCCCACCACCAGGGGGCGATCGACATGGCCAGGGTGGAACTGCGCTATGGCAGCGACCCCGAACTCAAGACCCTTGCGCAAGACATCATCACGGCGCAGGAAAAGGAGATCGCCGAGATGAAGGCCTGGCTGGCGCGCAACGGCGGCTAA
- the hisS gene encoding histidine--tRNA ligase, protein MSDKKKKPQKLKARLPRGFVDRSAADIRAVDEMVAKIRAVYERYGFDPVETPLFEYTDALGKFLPDSDRPNEGVFSLKDDDEQWMSLRYDLTAPLARYVAENFNEIQLPYRSYRAGWVFRNEKPGPGRFRQFMQFDADTVGASGVQADAEMCMMMADTMEALGIARGDYVIRVNNRKVFDGVLDGIGLSGEDNAGRRLTVLRAIDKLDKFGLEGVRLLLGAGRKDESGDFTKGAGLSEEAIASVLAYLAQDDYHPSSDLYTQGIEELTQIEALVRAGGYGADRIKIDPSVIRGLEYYTGPVFEAELTFPVTNEKGETVVFGSVGGGGRYDGLVSRFMGQPVPATGFSIGVSRLMTALKNLGKLGTDEVLAPVVVCVMDRDIEALGRYQRFTQALRHAGIRAEMYQGNKKNFGDQLKYADRRGAPLAIIQGSSERETGAVQIKDLIEGKRLSGEIEDNAAWREARVAQVSVPEDALVEKVKEMLAAQAEDRARSAP, encoded by the coding sequence ATGAGCGACAAGAAGAAAAAGCCTCAGAAGCTCAAGGCGCGCCTGCCGCGCGGCTTTGTCGACCGCTCCGCCGCCGATATCCGCGCCGTCGATGAAATGGTGGCCAAGATCCGCGCCGTCTACGAGCGCTATGGCTTCGATCCGGTGGAAACTCCGCTCTTCGAATATACCGATGCGCTCGGCAAGTTCCTGCCCGACAGCGACCGCCCGAACGAGGGCGTCTTTTCGCTGAAGGACGACGACGAGCAGTGGATGAGCCTGCGCTACGACCTGACCGCGCCGCTCGCCCGCTATGTCGCCGAAAACTTCAACGAGATCCAGCTGCCCTATCGCAGCTACCGCGCCGGCTGGGTGTTCCGCAACGAAAAGCCGGGCCCGGGGCGCTTCCGCCAGTTCATGCAGTTCGATGCCGATACGGTCGGCGCCAGCGGCGTCCAGGCGGATGCCGAAATGTGCATGATGATGGCCGACACGATGGAAGCGCTCGGCATCGCGCGCGGCGACTATGTGATCCGCGTGAACAACCGCAAGGTCTTCGACGGCGTGCTCGACGGCATCGGCCTTTCCGGCGAAGACAATGCCGGCCGCCGGCTGACCGTGCTGCGCGCCATCGACAAGCTCGACAAGTTCGGCTTGGAAGGCGTGCGCCTGTTGCTCGGTGCCGGACGCAAGGACGAAAGCGGCGACTTCACCAAAGGCGCGGGCCTTTCCGAAGAGGCGATCGCCAGCGTCCTCGCCTATCTCGCCCAGGATGACTACCACCCATCGAGCGATCTTTACACGCAGGGCATCGAAGAGTTGACGCAGATCGAAGCACTGGTGCGCGCCGGCGGCTATGGGGCCGATCGCATCAAGATCGACCCCTCCGTCATCCGCGGCCTCGAATATTACACCGGTCCGGTCTTCGAGGCGGAGCTTACCTTCCCCGTGACCAACGAGAAGGGTGAGACGGTGGTGTTCGGCTCGGTCGGCGGCGGCGGGCGCTATGATGGGCTCGTCTCGCGTTTCATGGGCCAGCCGGTGCCGGCCACCGGTTTCTCCATCGGCGTCTCGCGGCTGATGACCGCCTTGAAGAACCTCGGCAAGCTCGGCACGGACGAGGTGCTGGCCCCGGTCGTCGTCTGCGTCATGGACCGTGACATCGAGGCGCTCGGCCGCTACCAGCGCTTCACCCAGGCGCTGCGCCATGCCGGCATCCGTGCCGAAATGTACCAGGGCAACAAGAAGAATTTCGGCGACCAGCTGAAATATGCTGACCGCCGCGGCGCGCCGCTCGCCATCATCCAGGGCTCCAGCGAGCGCGAGACGGGCGCGGTGCAGATCAAGGACCTGATCGAGGGCAAGCGACTGTCGGGCGAGATCGAGGACAACGCCGCCTGGCGCGAGGCCCGTGTCGCCCAGGTCTCCGTGCCGGAAGACGCGCTGGTCGAGAAGGTCAAGGAGATGCTCGCCGCCCAGGCCGAGGACCGCGCCCGGAGCGCTCCGTGA